The following are encoded together in the Argopecten irradians isolate NY chromosome 5, Ai_NY, whole genome shotgun sequence genome:
- the LOC138323779 gene encoding chitotriosidase-1-like, with product MLRIVLLLAVLTVVVNAYRRVCYHSNWSQYRNKPAKFFPENIDPSLCSHIVYAFATLNGNHLKAYEWNDESTPWSKGMYERFNDLKKTNPTLKTILAVGGWSMGTAPFTRMAATDANRRDFATDAVTFLRTHNFDGLDLDWEYPANRGGPPQDKQNFVELVKIIRQTFDADAAASGKNRLILSAAVGAGKTKIDTGYDIPQIIKYLDMINLMSYDLHGAFEDHTGHNSPLKAGPMDIGNDATLNLEWAALEYTKRGVPKSMLNVGMALYGRSFTLKDPNNNGVNAPARGAGNAGRYTNEAGFLAYYEICQMIPTSQKHIIQGQEVPYIVQGDQWVGYDDQDSLRKKVDFVKQEQFGGIMVWDLAIDDFIGSCGQGKYPLLNAINDELTRSGSGVSHNNPQTSAPVTTQPVVTTQAPVRTTRVTTNAPVHVTHVPQTTSAHHTVSPSSNFKCTGRNPSFYPNPTDCSKYFICAGGSAFEVACTSGLLFNPSSSFCDWPRNVHCSVSQSPSSQPPAVTQNPVQATASVTIGPVTYMPLQTPQPGINTPQPTHAPAATSAPANVNINNSFCSGKINGYFLDPQDCQYFYQCSFGLAFRQPCPPGLSFNVKLDACDFRMNVPSCASSVG from the exons ATGCTCCGAATCGTTCTTCTTTTGGCGGTATTAACAG TGGTTGTCAACGCCTATCGCAGAGTATGTTACCATTCCAACTGGTCACAATATAGAAACAAACCAGCGAAGTTCTTCCCGGAGAACATCGATCCCAGTCTCTGTTCCCATATTGTATACGCATTCGCTACCCTCAACGGAAATCACCTTAAAGCCTATGAATGGAACGACGAGAGCACGCCGTGGTCAAAGGGCAT GTACGAACGTTTTAACGAcctaaagaaaacaaatcctACCTTAAAGACCATACTTGCGGTAGGTGGGTGGAGTATGGGTACGGCGCCCTTTACCAGAATGGCAGCTACGGATGCAAATCGACGTGATTTCGCCACCGATGCAGTCACATTCCTGAGAACACACAACTTCGACGGCCTTGACCTGGATTGGGAGTACCCAGCCAATAGAGGGGGTCCTCCACAGGACAAACAGAATTTCGTTGAACTTGTCAAG ATTATACGTCAGACCTTTGATGCCGACGCCGCCGCGTCTGGTAAGAATCGATTGATATTGTCGGCTGCTGTAGGTGCAGGCAAGACCAAGATCGACACGGGTTATGACATTCCTCAAATAATCAA ATATCTAGATATGATCAACCTGATGTCGTATGACCTTCACGGAGCGTTCGAAGACCACACTGGTCACAACAGTCCACTTAAGGCAGGCCCCATGGATATTGGAAATGACGCAACCCTGAATCTG gAATGGGCCGCCCTCGAATATACAAAGAGAGGAGTACCGAAGAGCATGCTCAACGTTGGGATGGCTCTATACGGCCGCTCGTTTACACTGAAGGACCCTAACAATAACGGTGTTAATGCTCCAGCCCGGGGAGCTGGTAATGCTGGACGCTATACGAATGAGGCAGGCTTCCTAGCCTATTATGAG ATTTGTCAAATGATCCCAACATCTCAGAAACACATAATACAAGGTCAAGAGGTTCCCTACATCGTCCAGGGTGACCAATGGGTGGGCTACGATGACCAGGACAGTCTCCGTAAAAAGGTAG ATTTCGTTAAGCAGGAACAGTTTGGTGGTATTATGGTTTGGGATCTTGCTATAGACGATTTCATTGGATCGTGTGGACAAGGAAAGTATCCCCTCCTGAACGCTATCAATGACGAGTTGACAAGGTCTGGGTCAGGAGTAAGCCACAATAA TCCACAGACATCAGCACCCGTTACCACTCAGCCTGTAGTTACAACTCAAGCACCTGTTCGTACCACAAGAGTGACGACAAATGCTCCTGTCCATGTCACTCATGTCCCACAAACAACATCCG CTCATCACACAGTTTCACCTTCAAGCAACTTCAAATGTACAGGACGAAATCCTAGTTTTTACCCCAACCCGACCGATTGCTCCAAATACTTTATCTGTGCCGGTGGATCAGCGTTTGAGGTGGCATGTACATCCGGGCTTTTATTTAATCCGTCCTCTTCATTCTGTGATTGGCCAAGAAACGTACACTGCAGCGTAAGTCAGTCACCTTCTTCTCAGCCCCCGGCAGTAACACAGAATCCAGTCCAGGCCACCGCTTCTGTCACCATCGGACCAGTCACTTACATGCCTCTGCAAACCCCACAACCAGGTATAAATACGCCACAACCAACACATGCTCCAGCTGCGACCAGCGCTCCAG cAAATGTCAACATAAACAACAGTTTTTGCTCCGGGAAAATCAATGGGTACTTCCTTGATCCACAAGACTGCCAGTACTTCTACCAGTGTTCCTTTGGACTAGCTTTTCGCCAGCCCTGCCCCCCAGGACTGAGCTTCAACGTTAAACTTGATGCTTGTGACTTCCGAATGAATGTGCCAAGTTGCGCCAGCAGTGTGGGCTAA